The following nucleotide sequence is from Candidatus Binatia bacterium.
TCGCGCGCCAGGTGCAGGTGATCCTCCAGCGCTACAAAGACTTGCAGGATATCATCGCGATCTTAGGCATGGACGAGCTTTCCGAAGACGACAAGCTCACGGTCGCGCGCGCGCGCAAGATCCAGCGCTTTTTGTCTCAGCCGTTCCACGTGGCCGAGCAATTCACCGGAACTCCGGGCGCGTACGTCGAGTTGAAGGACACGATCCGGGGGTTTAAAGAAGTCGTGGACGGCAAGCACGACGACATCCCGGAGCAGGCCTTCTACATGGTCGGCACGATCGAGCAGGCGGTCGAGAAGGCCAAGAAAATGGCGTCGTCCTAAACGAAGAGCATGGCCGATAAAATCAGACTCCGATTGGTGACCCCAAGCCGTTTGCTCCTCGACGAGGAAGTTGACGAGGCCACCGCGCCCGGCGTGTTGGGAGAGTTCGGCGTCCTGCCCAATCATATTGCTTTTCTGACGCTGCTGGCTCCGGGGGAGATGAGCTACAAGCAAGGCGCCCGGCGGACGCGCCTCGCCATAGGCGGCGGTTATGCGGAAGTTTTGCACAACGTCATGACGGTGCTGGCCGATGCCGCCGAGTTTGCCGATGAGATCGACGTCGAACGCGCGCAGAGAGCGAAAGAGCAGGCCGAGCGAAAAGTAGCCGCGCTGAATCCCGAAGATCGCGATTTCGCCGTTGCCGACGCCGCGCTCAAGCGCGCTCTGGTGCGGCTCCAGGTGGCAAGTCGAGAGGCGAGAAGGTAGAATCGGGAGAAGAGGACTATTTTATGGCAAAACCCGCGTTCAAGCCTCAGCGCCAGATGTGGAGCAAGGTCTTCACCTACGACTACTGGATGGAGTCGGTCGGCATTCCCATTCACAAAGGGTTTTATGTCCAGGACTTAAGAACCATCGAACTTGGCTGGTGGGAAGAGCGCAAGTGCCAGAGCGCGTTCATCCAACTGGTCGGCCAGGAGGGCGTCACCTCGGCGCGGGTGACGGAGGTCCCGCCGGGCGAAACTCTGCCGCCGCTCAAGTTCGCGCTCGACGAAGTCGTTTACGTGGTCTCGGGCCGGGGGCTGACCAATATCTGGTACGATACCAGCGCAAAAAAAGGTTTCGAATGGCAGCAGCACAGCATGTTTCTGATTCCCCACGGCTGCCACCACCAGCTCAGCAACATGCAGGGCGACAAGCCGGTCCGGCTGCTCCACTACAGTTACCTCCCGCTCGCGCTTTCGGCGGTGCCCGATCCAGAATTTTTCATCAACAACCCGTACCAGAGCCCGGACGATCTGGCGGAGCACGAGGGCTATTACTCCGAGGCCAAGGCGGTGCATCTGCCCGCGGACGCGGATCCCAAGGGGCGGACCGTTTACTGGTACGGCAACTTTTTTCCCGACATGAAGGCCTGGGAGAAGCTCGACGCCAACGAGCGCCGCGGCGCCGGCGGCAAGAGCGTCTATATCTTGTTTCCCAACTGCGAGGTCTTCGCACACATGTCGGT
It contains:
- a CDS encoding F0F1 ATP synthase subunit epsilon → MADKIRLRLVTPSRLLLDEEVDEATAPGVLGEFGVLPNHIAFLTLLAPGEMSYKQGARRTRLAIGGGYAEVLHNVMTVLADAAEFADEIDVERAQRAKEQAERKVAALNPEDRDFAVADAALKRALVRLQVASREARR
- a CDS encoding cupin domain-containing protein, encoding MAKPAFKPQRQMWSKVFTYDYWMESVGIPIHKGFYVQDLRTIELGWWEERKCQSAFIQLVGQEGVTSARVTEVPPGETLPPLKFALDEVVYVVSGRGLTNIWYDTSAKKGFEWQQHSMFLIPHGCHHQLSNMQGDKPVRLLHYSYLPLALSAVPDPEFFINNPYQSPDDLAEHEGYYSEAKAVHLPADADPKGRTVYWYGNFFPDMKAWEKLDANERRGAGGKSVYILFPNCEVFAHMSVFASRTYKKAHRHGPGRVIVIPAGEGYSIMWEEGKEKVVVPWRECSMFVPPNKWFHQHFNAGATPARYLALHSPMQFYGHAEKLEDRAKDQIEYPDEDPFVRKKFEEELAKRGLTSLMPAEAYKNRDFEWSKAMGKE